The Nitrogeniibacter aestuarii genome has a window encoding:
- a CDS encoding sigma-54-dependent transcriptional regulator produces the protein MVAEMPAVLVIDDEIRSLEALQRTLEEDFVVFTASSAEDAKAILEREWIRIVLCDQRMPGTSGVQFLTEVRERWPDAIRIIISGYTESEDIIAGINEAGIYQYLLKPWQPEQLLLTLRGAAELYRLQADNQRMSVDLKVAEPVLRQRVAEKREAVRRNFATDAILRAADSPMNAVCELLEKVARVDVPVLLTGESGTGKELLARGLHLASSRNAEPFVTENCGAVPDQLLESELFGYKRGAFTGAYEDRVGLFKQADGGLIFLDEIGETSAAFQVKLLRVLQEGEVRPIGAPRPIPVDSRVIAATNRDLEVEVREGRFREDLYYRIAAITVTVPPLRERTMDISLIAQAFADEIFTTIGAEPQELDREIQACMTAYRWPGNVRELRNEVLRMVALADGGPLRAADLSPRVLRAGEAEDEQELSLLAGLDGDLKSRLEALEARIVKESLIRHRWNKTRAAKELGLSRVGLRNKLSRYGLERD, from the coding sequence ATGGTCGCCGAAATGCCCGCCGTCCTCGTCATCGATGACGAGATCCGTTCCCTGGAAGCCTTGCAGCGGACGCTCGAAGAAGATTTCGTGGTGTTCACCGCCTCATCCGCCGAGGACGCCAAGGCCATTCTCGAACGCGAGTGGATTCGCATCGTGCTGTGTGATCAGCGCATGCCCGGCACCTCCGGCGTGCAGTTCCTGACCGAAGTGCGTGAGCGCTGGCCCGACGCCATCCGCATCATCATCTCCGGCTACACCGAGTCCGAAGACATCATCGCCGGCATCAACGAAGCCGGCATCTATCAGTACCTGCTCAAGCCCTGGCAGCCCGAGCAATTGCTGCTGACCCTGCGTGGCGCGGCCGAGTTGTATCGCTTGCAGGCCGACAACCAGCGCATGTCGGTGGACCTGAAAGTGGCCGAGCCGGTGTTGCGTCAGCGGGTGGCGGAAAAGCGCGAGGCGGTGCGGCGCAACTTCGCCACCGACGCCATCCTGCGCGCGGCCGATTCGCCCATGAATGCGGTCTGCGAACTCCTGGAGAAAGTCGCCCGGGTCGACGTGCCGGTGTTGCTCACCGGAGAATCGGGCACCGGCAAAGAGTTGCTCGCCCGCGGCCTGCATCTGGCCAGCTCACGCAACGCGGAACCGTTCGTGACCGAAAACTGCGGCGCCGTGCCCGACCAGCTGCTCGAATCTGAGCTCTTCGGCTACAAGCGCGGTGCCTTTACCGGCGCCTATGAAGACCGGGTGGGCCTGTTCAAGCAGGCCGATGGGGGTTTGATCTTTCTCGATGAGATCGGCGAAACCTCGGCGGCCTTCCAGGTCAAGCTGCTGCGGGTACTGCAAGAGGGCGAGGTACGCCCGATCGGCGCGCCGCGCCCCATCCCGGTCGATTCACGGGTGATTGCGGCCACCAACCGGGATCTCGAAGTTGAGGTGCGCGAAGGGCGTTTCCGCGAGGATCTGTATTACCGGATTGCCGCCATCACCGTGACCGTGCCGCCGCTGCGTGAGCGCACCATGGACATCTCCTTGATTGCCCAGGCCTTTGCGGACGAGATCTTTACCACCATCGGCGCTGAGCCGCAGGAACTGGATCGTGAAATCCAGGCTTGCATGACGGCCTACCGCTGGCCGGGCAACGTGCGCGAACTGCGCAACGAAGTGCTGCGCATGGTGGCGCTGGCCGACGGCGGGCCCTTGCGCGCGGCCGATCTGTCGCCGCGCGTGTTGCGTGCCGGCGAAGCCGAGGACGAACAGGAGCTGTCACTGCTGGCCGGTCTGGATGGCGATCTCAAGAGCCGTCTCGAGGCCCTGGAGGCGCGCATCGTCAAGGAGAGCCTCATCCGCCATCGCTGGAACAAGACCCGTGCGGCCAAGGAACTCGGGCTGTCCCGCGTGGGCCTCAGAAACAAGCTGTCACGCTACGGGTTGGAACGGGACTGA
- a CDS encoding DUF302 domain-containing protein: MIRSTLAACALAATATAVHATDGLITVQSPHSPQATMDRFASVVASKGMKVFARIDHAAGAASVGQSLRPTELIIFGNPKGGTPLMQCAQSAGIDLPLKAMVWQDDAGQTWLGYNDPVWIAARHGAADCAVVPAMAKALSAFSSAATAP, translated from the coding sequence ATGATCCGTTCCACGCTTGCCGCATGCGCCCTTGCAGCCACCGCGACCGCCGTTCACGCCACGGACGGGCTGATCACCGTTCAGAGCCCGCATTCACCCCAGGCCACCATGGACCGCTTTGCCTCGGTGGTGGCATCGAAAGGCATGAAGGTGTTTGCGCGCATCGATCATGCGGCGGGCGCGGCCAGCGTCGGTCAGAGCCTGCGCCCGACCGAACTGATCATTTTCGGCAATCCCAAGGGCGGCACGCCCCTGATGCAATGCGCCCAGTCCGCCGGTATCGATCTGCCGCTCAAGGCCATGGTCTGGCAGGACGACGCGGGCCAGACGTGGCTCGGCTACAACGACCCGGTGTGGATCGCGGCGCGCCACGGCGCGGCTGACTGCGCCGTGGTGCCGGCGATGGCCAAGGCGCTATCGGCCTTCTCGAGTGCGGCCACCGCCCCCTGA
- a CDS encoding cation:proton antiporter, with translation MFDTAVIFLVLTALMAYVNIRFIKLPTTIGVMAIAMGLSLVLFGLNHLGVSTLLEYEVSLLESVNFSEVLMQGMLSLLLFAGALHVDLSELKTLKWQIGALAVVGTLVSTFIVGYAVYFILPLAGVDIPLIYCLLFGALISPTDPIAVMGIVKKAGAPKQMELMIAGESLFNDGVGVVVFTILLAAATSGQAPDASHVGLLVAEEVGGGVLFGLLLGFVTYQLLKSIDSYQEEVLITLAAVLGGYALATHLHFSGPLAMVVAGLIVGNHGRERAMSQTTRQYLDMFWDLIDAMLNAVLFVLIGLEIVVIDYAPGLATSIALVILITLFARLVAVGAPVAMFNRVFRLPEGSWKVLTWGGLRGGISVALALSIPTGTERDIVLALTYAVVVCSIFVQGLSVGAVVRRAVHSRSA, from the coding sequence ATGTTTGATACCGCAGTGATCTTTCTCGTGCTCACGGCGCTCATGGCGTACGTGAACATCCGCTTCATCAAGCTACCCACCACCATCGGCGTCATGGCGATCGCCATGGGGCTGTCACTGGTCCTGTTCGGGCTCAACCACCTCGGTGTCAGCACCCTGCTCGAATACGAGGTCTCACTGCTCGAATCGGTGAATTTCTCTGAAGTGCTCATGCAGGGCATGCTCTCCTTGCTGCTCTTCGCCGGCGCGCTGCATGTGGATCTGTCCGAGCTCAAGACGCTCAAGTGGCAGATCGGCGCGCTGGCCGTGGTCGGCACGCTGGTCTCCACCTTCATTGTCGGCTATGCGGTGTACTTCATCCTGCCGCTGGCCGGGGTGGATATCCCGCTGATCTACTGCCTGCTGTTCGGCGCGCTCATCTCCCCCACCGACCCGATTGCCGTCATGGGTATCGTCAAGAAGGCCGGCGCACCCAAACAGATGGAACTGATGATCGCCGGCGAATCCCTGTTCAACGACGGCGTGGGCGTGGTGGTCTTCACCATCCTGCTCGCCGCCGCAACCAGCGGTCAGGCGCCCGATGCGAGCCATGTGGGTCTGCTGGTTGCCGAGGAAGTGGGTGGCGGCGTCCTCTTCGGTCTGCTGCTCGGCTTCGTCACCTACCAGTTGCTCAAGAGCATCGACAGCTACCAGGAAGAAGTGCTCATCACGCTGGCGGCCGTGCTCGGCGGTTATGCCCTGGCCACCCACCTGCACTTCTCCGGCCCGCTGGCCATGGTAGTGGCCGGCCTGATCGTGGGCAACCATGGCCGCGAGCGCGCCATGAGCCAGACCACGCGCCAGTACCTGGACATGTTCTGGGACCTGATCGATGCCATGCTCAACGCCGTCCTGTTCGTGCTCATCGGCCTCGAGATCGTGGTCATCGACTACGCACCGGGCCTGGCGACCTCGATTGCGCTGGTCATTCTGATCACCCTGTTTGCCCGTCTGGTGGCCGTCGGCGCACCGGTCGCCATGTTCAACCGGGTCTTCCGCCTGCCCGAGGGCTCGTGGAAGGTGCTGACCTGGGGTGGCCTGCGCGGGGGTATTTCAGTGGCACTGGCGCTTTCGATCCCGACCGGCACGGAACGCGACATCGTGCTCGCCCTGACCTACGCAGTGGTGGTCTGCTCGATCTTCGTTCAGGGGCTCAGTGTCGGCGCGGTAGTGCGCCGCGCTGTCCATTCGAGATCCGCCTGA
- a CDS encoding inorganic phosphate transporter yields MELKHISKIEEATKPSSGELFRFGMGMLFIIGVMLFASARGIDGHFNAMLVAAAVVGGYMALNIGANDVANNVGPAVGSKAMTLGLALVIAAVFEAAGALIAGGEVVGTIRKGIIDASMLPRGETFIWLMLAALLAGAIWLNIATAVGAPVSTTHSIVGAVLGAGIAASGFGVANWGKVGQIAASWVISPVMGGLIAAGFLYLIKHRITYTSDMRKAALKWVPLLIAIMAWTSATYLMLKGLKAIWKVGFGEAVVYGLIVSVLIYLIVKPLIARQANKLPNDKNGVKQLFTVPLIFAAALLSFAHGSNDVANAVGPLAAIVDALGSLDGEFHAKATIPVWVMMIGAIGISFGLALYGPKVIKTVGSEITELDQTRAYCIAMAATITVIIASQLGLPVSSTHIAVGGVFGVGFLREWIKRKYARIEDEIKAHHPEGDQQAIDAFMERFNKAPVAEKGTMLNELKAQAKAQLDPAHFSKQERKALKQVYRYELVKRSQLMRIAAAWVITVPASALMAALLFYMIRGMMLP; encoded by the coding sequence GTGGAACTCAAGCACATCAGCAAGATAGAAGAAGCCACCAAGCCGTCAAGCGGCGAGCTGTTCCGCTTCGGCATGGGGATGTTGTTCATCATTGGCGTGATGCTCTTCGCCTCTGCCCGCGGCATCGATGGCCACTTCAATGCCATGCTGGTGGCCGCGGCCGTGGTCGGCGGCTACATGGCCCTGAACATCGGGGCCAATGATGTGGCCAACAACGTCGGGCCCGCCGTGGGCTCCAAGGCCATGACGCTGGGGCTGGCGCTGGTCATCGCTGCGGTGTTCGAGGCGGCCGGTGCGCTCATTGCCGGCGGCGAAGTGGTTGGCACCATCCGCAAGGGCATCATCGACGCTTCCATGCTGCCTCGCGGCGAAACCTTCATCTGGCTGATGCTGGCCGCCCTGCTTGCCGGCGCCATCTGGCTCAACATCGCCACGGCAGTGGGCGCGCCGGTGTCGACCACGCACTCCATCGTCGGCGCCGTCCTCGGTGCCGGCATCGCAGCGAGCGGCTTCGGCGTGGCCAACTGGGGCAAGGTGGGCCAGATTGCCGCCAGCTGGGTGATCTCGCCGGTCATGGGCGGCCTGATTGCGGCCGGGTTTCTCTACCTGATCAAGCATCGCATCACCTACACCTCGGACATGCGCAAGGCCGCACTCAAGTGGGTGCCGCTGCTCATCGCCATCATGGCGTGGACCTCGGCCACCTACCTGATGCTCAAGGGGCTCAAGGCCATCTGGAAAGTGGGTTTCGGCGAGGCGGTGGTGTATGGCCTGATCGTTTCGGTGCTGATCTACCTGATCGTGAAGCCACTGATCGCCCGTCAGGCAAACAAGCTGCCCAATGACAAGAACGGGGTGAAGCAACTGTTCACCGTGCCGCTGATCTTCGCCGCGGCCCTGCTCTCCTTCGCCCATGGTTCCAACGACGTGGCCAACGCGGTCGGCCCGCTGGCGGCCATTGTCGACGCACTCGGCTCACTCGACGGCGAGTTCCACGCCAAAGCGACCATCCCCGTGTGGGTCATGATGATCGGCGCCATCGGCATCTCATTCGGCCTGGCCCTGTACGGCCCCAAAGTGATCAAGACGGTCGGGTCCGAAATCACCGAACTCGACCAGACGCGCGCCTACTGCATCGCCATGGCCGCCACCATCACGGTCATCATTGCCAGCCAGCTGGGCCTGCCGGTCAGTTCCACCCACATCGCCGTGGGCGGTGTGTTCGGGGTCGGCTTCCTGCGCGAATGGATCAAGCGCAAATACGCGCGCATCGAGGACGAAATCAAGGCCCATCACCCGGAGGGCGACCAGCAGGCGATCGACGCATTCATGGAGCGCTTCAACAAGGCACCGGTGGCCGAAAAGGGCACCATGCTCAACGAGCTCAAGGCGCAGGCCAAGGCGCAGCTTGACCCGGCACACTTCTCCAAGCAGGAACGCAAGGCGCTCAAGCAGGTGTATCGCTACGAACTGGTCAAACGCTCGCAGCTCATGCGTATTGCTGCGGCCTGGGTGATCACCGTGCCTGCCTCGGCGCTGATGGCAGCATTGCTGTTCTACATGATTCGCGGCATGATGCTGCCCTGA
- a CDS encoding NADH-quinone oxidoreductase subunit B family protein, with the protein MNVLWLQSGGCGGCTMSMLCAETPDLLGMLADADIHFLWHPSLSEESGSEAVSVLDRCVSGELPLDVLCVEGSLLRGPNGTGRFHMLAGTGTPMIEWVSKLAARARHTMAVGTCAAFGGVTSGGLNPTDACGLQYEGATPGGLLGADFRSGSGLPVINVAGCPTHPDWVIESLMALSMGEMGAEALDEVGRPRFYADHLVHHGCSRNEFYEFKASAEKPSDMGCMMEHMGCKGTQAHADCNLRPWNGNGSCTSGGYPCISCTEPGFEEPGHPFAETPKVSGIPIGLPTDMPKAWFVALAALSKSATPKRVRVNATSDHTVIAPANRKTGLK; encoded by the coding sequence ATGAATGTGCTCTGGCTCCAATCCGGTGGCTGTGGCGGCTGCACCATGTCGATGTTGTGCGCGGAAACGCCCGACCTCCTGGGCATGCTCGCGGACGCCGATATCCATTTCCTCTGGCATCCCAGTCTCTCCGAAGAAAGCGGTAGCGAAGCGGTCTCGGTGCTTGATCGCTGCGTCTCTGGCGAGTTGCCTCTCGACGTGCTGTGTGTCGAAGGCTCCCTCTTGCGTGGTCCGAACGGCACGGGGCGTTTCCACATGCTCGCCGGGACCGGCACCCCCATGATCGAGTGGGTCTCGAAGCTTGCAGCGCGGGCGCGTCACACCATGGCGGTTGGCACCTGCGCGGCATTCGGCGGGGTCACGTCCGGCGGCCTGAACCCGACCGATGCCTGCGGCCTGCAATATGAAGGCGCAACGCCCGGGGGGCTGCTCGGTGCGGATTTCCGCAGTGGATCGGGCCTGCCGGTCATCAACGTGGCAGGCTGTCCAACGCATCCGGACTGGGTCATCGAGAGTCTGATGGCCCTGTCGATGGGCGAAATGGGCGCCGAGGCGCTCGATGAAGTGGGGCGCCCCCGTTTCTATGCCGATCATCTGGTGCACCACGGGTGTTCCCGCAACGAGTTCTACGAGTTCAAGGCCAGCGCCGAGAAGCCGTCGGACATGGGGTGCATGATGGAGCACATGGGCTGCAAGGGCACCCAGGCCCACGCCGATTGCAACCTGCGTCCGTGGAATGGCAACGGGTCGTGCACTTCGGGCGGTTATCCCTGCATCAGCTGCACCGAGCCCGGCTTCGAGGAACCGGGCCACCCCTTCGCCGAAACCCCCAAGGTCAGCGGTATCCCCATCGGCTTGCCCACCGACATGCCCAAGGCGTGGTTCGTGGCGCTGGCCGCGCTGTCCAAGTCGGCCACGCCCAAGCGGGTGCGGGTCAACGCCACGTCCGACCACACGGTGATCGCGCCGGCCAATCGAAAGACGGGTCTGAAGTGA
- a CDS encoding nickel-dependent hydrogenase large subunit: MSRTVLGPFNRVEGDLEVSLEAADGQVSAAWVNSPMYRGFEQILQGKAPHDALVMVPRICGICSVSQSVAAAAALTNAAGAQVPVNGERAINLMLATENLADHFTHFYLFFMPDFAREAYAGTPWFDPVAARFRAIKGSATAEALPARARFLQIMGLLAGKWPHTLTIQAGGSARAVSANERIRLLSMIREFRQWLERHLFGDRLEAVCALESIDDLMSWATGDGPRGADLGRFVQLCDALDLHTLGQAPEVPRYMSFGNYPVEGTPALARGVWHAAAQRLEPMVSSDIVEDLSHAWMAGGGAAHPLKGSTLPDLDKADAYSWCKAPRWQGQVVQCGALSRQVVSGHPLARDMVARAGGNVMSRVIGRLLEIARIVPMMEQWTRALEPGAPFHASVSLPSDGEGVGMVEAARGSLGHWLVIRRGRIHNYQIIAPTTWNFSPRDAQGVPGALEQALVGTPVETGREMPVRVQHVIRSFDPCMVCTVH; encoded by the coding sequence ATGAGTCGAACCGTTCTGGGCCCCTTCAACCGGGTCGAAGGCGATCTCGAGGTCAGCCTTGAGGCCGCTGACGGTCAGGTCAGTGCCGCCTGGGTGAATTCGCCCATGTATCGTGGATTCGAGCAGATTCTGCAGGGCAAGGCGCCGCATGATGCGCTGGTGATGGTGCCGCGCATCTGCGGGATCTGCTCCGTGTCGCAATCGGTGGCCGCCGCGGCCGCCCTGACGAATGCGGCAGGGGCACAGGTGCCCGTCAATGGCGAGCGCGCCATCAACCTGATGCTGGCAACGGAAAACCTGGCCGATCACTTCACCCACTTCTATCTCTTTTTCATGCCCGACTTTGCGCGCGAAGCGTATGCGGGGACCCCCTGGTTCGACCCGGTGGCCGCCCGCTTCAGGGCGATCAAGGGCAGCGCGACGGCTGAAGCCTTGCCCGCACGCGCCCGCTTCTTGCAGATCATGGGCCTGCTGGCGGGCAAATGGCCGCACACCCTGACCATTCAGGCCGGCGGCTCGGCCCGGGCCGTCAGCGCGAACGAGCGTATCCGGCTGCTGTCGATGATTCGCGAATTCCGCCAGTGGCTGGAGCGCCACCTGTTTGGTGATCGGCTGGAGGCGGTCTGTGCGCTGGAGTCGATCGACGACTTGATGTCGTGGGCAACCGGCGACGGGCCACGCGGTGCCGACCTGGGGCGTTTCGTACAGCTGTGCGATGCGCTCGACTTGCATACACTGGGACAGGCGCCGGAGGTGCCGCGCTACATGAGTTTCGGCAATTATCCTGTCGAGGGCACGCCGGCCCTTGCGCGCGGGGTGTGGCACGCGGCAGCCCAGCGGCTAGAACCGATGGTGTCCAGCGACATTGTCGAAGACCTCTCCCATGCGTGGATGGCAGGGGGGGGCGCTGCGCATCCGCTCAAGGGCAGTACCTTGCCGGATCTGGATAAAGCCGATGCCTACAGCTGGTGCAAGGCGCCACGCTGGCAGGGGCAGGTGGTCCAGTGCGGTGCCCTGTCCCGCCAGGTGGTGTCGGGTCATCCGCTGGCGCGCGACATGGTGGCGCGCGCGGGGGGCAACGTCATGAGCCGGGTGATCGGCCGCTTGCTCGAGATCGCCCGCATCGTGCCCATGATGGAACAGTGGACGCGCGCCCTGGAGCCGGGGGCGCCTTTTCACGCGTCAGTGAGCCTGCCCTCGGACGGCGAGGGCGTCGGCATGGTGGAGGCCGCTCGCGGGTCGCTGGGCCACTGGCTGGTGATCCGGCGCGGACGCATCCACAACTATCAGATCATTGCGCCGACCACCTGGAACTTCTCCCCGCGGGATGCCCAAGGCGTGCCGGGCGCGCTCGAACAGGCGCTGGTGGGCACGCCCGTCGAGACCGGGCGCGAGATGCCCGTACGCGTTCAGCATGTGATACGGTCTTTTGATCCCTGCATGGTGTGCACCGTGCACTGA